In Curtobacterium sp. L6-1, a genomic segment contains:
- the ald gene encoding alanine dehydrogenase, translating into MRIGVPTEIKNNEFRVAATPAGVAELSLHGHEVLVQAGAGAGSAFTDDEYRAAGATIVDEAAAVWERAETVLKVKEPVAAEYPLLREGQTLFTYLHLAADRPLTTALVESGATAIAYETVQLPDRSLPLLSPMSEIAGRLSAQVGANHLMRANGGRGLLLGGVPGTPKGRVVVIGGGVAGEHAATIALGMGAEVTVFDISLPRLRALDARFDGRVTTLRSNPLAIAGAVADADLVIGSVLIPGASAPKLVTDAMVAEMRAGSVLVDVAIDQGGCFEGSRPTTHDDPTFAVHAAVYYCVANMPGAVPRTSTIALTNATLPYAVAIADQGWERALEADPALAHGLNVHAGRVTNEAVAAAHGLVAAAR; encoded by the coding sequence ATGCGCATCGGCGTCCCCACCGAGATCAAGAACAACGAGTTCCGCGTCGCCGCCACGCCCGCCGGCGTCGCCGAACTGTCCCTGCACGGGCACGAGGTCCTCGTGCAGGCAGGAGCCGGTGCGGGATCGGCCTTCACGGACGACGAGTACCGCGCCGCCGGAGCCACCATCGTCGACGAGGCCGCCGCGGTGTGGGAGCGTGCCGAGACCGTCCTCAAGGTGAAGGAGCCGGTGGCCGCGGAGTACCCGCTCCTCCGGGAGGGGCAGACCCTCTTCACCTACCTGCACCTGGCCGCCGACCGGCCCCTGACCACCGCGCTCGTCGAGTCCGGCGCGACCGCGATCGCCTACGAGACCGTGCAGCTGCCGGACCGCTCGCTGCCCCTGCTGTCCCCGATGTCCGAGATCGCCGGGCGGTTGTCCGCCCAGGTCGGTGCGAACCACCTCATGCGCGCGAACGGCGGACGTGGTCTCCTCCTCGGTGGGGTGCCCGGGACGCCGAAGGGCCGCGTCGTCGTGATCGGCGGCGGTGTCGCGGGCGAGCACGCCGCGACGATCGCCCTCGGCATGGGCGCCGAGGTGACCGTTTTCGACATCAGCCTGCCGCGCCTCCGGGCCCTCGACGCCCGGTTCGACGGCCGCGTGACGACGCTCCGGTCGAACCCGCTCGCGATCGCCGGCGCCGTGGCCGACGCCGACCTGGTCATCGGCTCGGTCCTCATCCCGGGGGCGTCCGCGCCGAAGCTCGTGACCGACGCGATGGTCGCAGAGATGCGTGCCGGATCGGTCCTCGTCGACGTCGCGATCGACCAGGGCGGGTGCTTCGAGGGCTCGCGGCCGACCACGCACGACGACCCCACCTTCGCCGTGCACGCTGCCGTCTACTACTGCGTGGCGAACATGCCCGGCGCTGTTCCCCGGACGAGCACGATCGCGCTGACGAACGCGACGCTGCCGTACGCCGTGGCGATCGCCGACCAGGGGTGGGAGCGCGCGCTGGAGGCCGACCCGGCGCTCGCACA